The Filimonas lacunae genomic sequence AACTCCTCCTAAAGGAGCACCTTTCTCATCTGTTATTTTACCGGTAACAGTCCGGTTCTGTGCCCATGCTTGCACCAGAATGAGACTCATAACCACGAACATTAGTAGTTTTCTCATGTAGAAACAGGTTTTAGTTTAAAATGTATATACTCAACGTGCAATAAAGTGACATATCGATGTTGTACATCGATAAACAGCTTTATATAAACTTATGTGTATAGCACAGCAAAACAGGCAATTACATCGCCTTGATCACTATACTAAAAGCATCAATGATTTAATATTTATATTATACTCTTAAGGTTTGGGGTAGTGGTGATTAAAAATAATTCATCACCCAAGGCTTCTAAAGCCTTTTTAGAAAAGTTTTCTCTCATATGCTGTAGTTTAATAAATACAATATATACCCTTTCAGTAACTTCAGGCAAATAGAATGCTTGCCAATAAATTACCTTATTGTTCTATAATAGCAGTTAGCAAAAATAGGATCTGATAAACAATGCTAGTGTCCAGCGGATAAACAACAGATAACTATAACCATTTACACATTACCTATAAATAAAGCTGATAAGTTACCCAGGAAATCAATGCTAAGAATCACTGTTGTTAGCTGCCAGGCAGCGAGTGATAGAATTTGTACTTTTTCTCATGCGTGCTTATTTGAAACTTGAAGCAAGATATAAAATAACATTCTGTTAAAAAAACAAAAAAAGAAAGTTAAAGTAAATTTTAAGGTATGGTTACTTCTTCCGAAGTAACCATATTAAAACTGGCAATAATATAAGGTTGGTCAATGTACCGGTAATCAGCGTAAGTGAAGTAAGCCAGCCCAAGGCCTTGGTTCCACCAAACTCGCTGATGCAAAAAATGATAAAACCAGCTATGAGTACCAATGAAGTATATATGATACTAACTCCAGTATGATGTATGGTTTGTACCAGGGTAGGCTTCACACTATTATTATAATGTGGCAGTTCCTGCTTGTAATTAATGAGGAATCGTATGGTTACATCTATGGCAATACCCAGGGCCACACTAAACACCAACACGGTGGATGGCTTTAAGGATATACCCACCCATCCCATCACACCTGCTGTTACCATCAATGGAATGATATTAGGAATTAAAGAACACAGCAGTATTCTGAATGAACGGAACAGGTACAACATACAAAGCGCAATTAATGCAAAAGCCCAAAGGATACTGTCACGTAAACCATTAATGATAAAGGCTGATCCTTCTAAGAAGGTAACACTACTTCCGGTAAAGGTTACTTTATAATTAGCCGTATCAAACGTTCTATCGGCTTCCTTTTTAAAGTCAGCCAGCAAACCAGGAAGCTTGCGGCTACCAATATCTTTCATGTTCACACTAATTCTGGCCATCTGGTCTGCCGAATCTTTAAAGCTATTGAGCAGTTTAGTGAAAGTAGAGTTCTTGTCTGCTGTGGCACCACTGGTGCTATCCTGCGCTTTGCCACTGCCTTTTATATAGCTTAATACCGTAATAGCATCAAAGTCGGAAGGAATAGCATAATACGTGCTGTCGCCATCGTATACTGCCTGCCTTAAAAATTTAATACCTTCTACTAATGATAACGGACGTGCCGTTTCCGGACGTGCGGCAATGTAACGGGAGAATGAATCAATTTTCTCCATCGGCTTTAACGAACGGGTAAGTCCTTTTTTCTTTTTGGTATCCACTACAATTTCCAATGGCATTACTCCATTAAAAGTGCTTTCAAACCAACGCAAATCTTTATAAACAATATCTTTCTTAGGCAAATCATCTACAATAAAGCCTTCGCTTTTTAAGCGTGTAATCCCACCGATCGAAAACAGTACTACCGCAGCTGTTACAATGTATACCCATTTGCTATGCTCAAATGTCCATTTCTCAATTTTTACCAGCAGATTTTCCAATGTTTTATTCTCCAGGTAACGCATGTGCCTTGGCTTAGGCGCAGCGATATAGCTTAATACAGACGGGATAAACACCAGCGATATCACAAACAGGATCATGATATTTACACCGGCCACTACGCCAAACTCTTTTAACAGGTCGCTTTTAGTTAAAGAGAACACTCCTAAACCAATAGCGGCAGCAATGTTACAAAACAGGGTTACAATGCCCATACGGCCCACCATAGTAACCAGGGCATTTTGCTTGTCATTGGTTTCTTTATAAGTAGTATGGTATTTATTCAGGAAGTAAATACAGTTAGGCACTCCAATTACCACAATCAATGGTGGAATTAAAGTAGTTAACAGGGTTATTTTATAACCAAACAGCACCATAGAGCCAACACTCCATATTACACCAATACACACCACTATTAAACTCATAAACATGGCGCTGATACTTCTGAAGAAAAGCAATAAAGTAATAGCAGACAACAACAACGAACCAATTAAAAACCACTGTAGCTCTTTCTGAATTTTGTTGGCTACAGTAGTTCTGATATAAGGTAAGCCACTTACATGCACCTGCAAACTGGTTTGCTTTTCAAAAGCATGCACCTCGTTCATAATGTCATTAATTAAACGGGTGCGTGATTTACTGTTAGCCGTGTCTTTGTTCAGCGACACTACAAACAGATAGCTTTTTTCGGCCGAGTTATGCAAAATGCCCTCATAAAAGGGCATATTCTCAAACACAGCTTTTCCACTGTCCAATATTGTCTGGGTAAGCGGGAAAGTAAAAATGCGTGCAGGAACCAGCTTATCGGCGGTGTCTTTTTTTAATTGAATAGCTTCTGGCACATCCATAAGTCCGGTTACACCTTTAATCTCTTTTAACCGGCTGTGCATTTGTTCTGCCGCATTGAACACAGGCAGGGTAAAAAACTGGGGGGTGGTTACACCCAGCATTACCATGTTACCATCACTGCCAAACTTTTTTAAAAAAGCCTGGTATTCCTGGTATTTAATATTATCGGTAGGTATCGCCCGGGTAAACTCGTAGCTCATTTCCACTTTGGAAGCGAAATAGCCCATGATAATTGTACAGATGAGCAATAAGGAGAGCAAAGCCAGTCTGAACTTGAGAATAAATTGTCCTAAACGATACCACATAGTAATACTTCTATAGATAAATAATGTGCAAAGAAAACAAACAAAAACCGCCCCGCAAAAATGCGGGGCGGTCGCTTTATACGAAAAATCGGTTAAAAGTCAAGTCCGAGGGCAAAATACCACATGGGCTTGCCCTTAAATATTCCATTCATTTCCCACGCTGTGTCCAGTTTCAGGAAATAACCTAGCACCGTGGTGCGTACACCAAAACCATAACCACCGGCAAAAGGCCCTATACCTCCTGCCCTGGTGCGCACAATGGCATAATTAGGGTTAGGCGTACCATCCTCCTGTAACTCCATATAAGCTGTAGTAGGACGGGTGATATTTTTAATACTGCCGCTCCAGGCAGTGCCTAAATCAATAAATTGAACCAGCTGGAAATTTCTGATAAAGGCGCTGTTAATAGGCTTGTTGAAGAAAGTACTGAATACAGGCAACCTGAATTCACTGTTGATTACTGTAGCATTATTACCATTGGCTACGTTTTGTTTAAAACCACGCATATTTAAGGTCAATGACTGGTAAACATAATCCTGCTGGGTAGGCGTGTTCGCTGTATTGGCCTTAGGACCGATCCAACCATCTACACCACCCAGGTAGTATAGTATCTTCTGATCACCAAACGAGAAGTCTCCTGCTGCACGACCCGCCCAAATGAAATTGCGGTAAATTTTTACATAGTACCTCGCATCAACACCAAGATTTTGCACATTGATACCTCTTGTAGATGCGCCTTTGCCCACCGCTTTGTAATAATCATAGTAGATTTTCCAGCGCAGGCCATTCCAGATATTCTGTGTAGGATTAATAGTGTTATCATACACATACTCCAGATGTGCAATGCCTGTTTTAGAAACAGTATCTGGTATATGTAATCCCGTAGGATCAGGCTGTCCTGACAAATAATTAAAAGGCCTGATAACGCCACGGTCAGTTCTCAAACCGATATTGGCACCAATTCTTTTGGTTTCGTCTATCGGGTAAGCCACATTCACCTGGTATAAATTGGTGATCAGCTTATTGTCTTTACCTACACCAGGACCAGAAACGATATAAGTAGGATAATTTTCAGTAGTGCTTCTATAATAAGTAAAGCCCCAATCTAACCTTTTACGCAGATTAGAAAAGGTGAAAAACACATCTTTGTCAGACAAATTAGTGCCAAAACGGAAACCGCCTACCATTTTAATGTCTTCCATTACATCACTCACCCCTACACGGAACGACCAGTTGAAGTCACTTCCATTATTTAACTGCACTGGCAATGCTCCGGAATATGGCTGATAACGGTTAATCAAAATGTTATTAGATACACCCGCCAGCACATAATCCGCATTAAATTTCAGCTTATAGTTGAAAAGGCCTGATTTCGCCAATACATTCTGCTGTGGCGTTGCCGGATCAGTTCCTGGTTGTGGCTCACCATTTACCATTACAGTAGCTTTGGTTGTAGCGGGCTTTTCGTCATCAAATTCGTTCTGGAACACATTGTTGGCAGGTTTCTTTTCTTCCTGCTTTTGTTGTTCCGCCGGTGTAGTCACTACCGATTTACCATTGGCTAACCGTGCTTCCTGCATCAGTTTTTTCATATAATCTGTAGGACGTGCATTCACATTTCTCTTACGCAGCGTTACAGAGTCTACCCTTAACTTATACAAGAACTTATAGTCACCTTCTCTCCTTACCTCACTCACTTGCCCCTTATCACCTGCAATCCTGGTTTCCAGCAGACTGCTCTGGTAGTTGGTCATAGGGAAAGTATAGGTAGAATCTTTAAATACCTGGAAGTAGCTGATGCTATCCGGCTCACTTTTTTGCCAGGCGTTTAAGGTAGAGTCAATTTCTTTATCTGTTGCGTTGCGAATTATTTCATCACCTATATAATATAAGGTATCCAAACCGTCGCGGGCGGTAGAAAAGAAGCCTGCCCACCTGTTGGCAATACCATTTTCCTCACTTACAAAAGTGAAGTGGTTTACATTATACTGCATCGGGTAGCGTGCATCGGCAAATTTCATCCGGGTTAACTGGGCAATTTGTTTGAAATCGCTTTTGTTATTGATGTCTACCATGAAAATATTAAACCTGTTTTTGCTGGGCAGCACCGTATCGGCATTGATAGCATCTCCCGTAGGACGGTTAGAAGCGAAAATAATACCCGACCTGTTAGGAAAAGAAACAAAGGTGGGGTCCAGATCGTCATACACATCGTTGGTAATCTGCTGCACCTTCTCATTATCAATGCGGTAAGTAAAGATGTCGGAATGACCGTTTTTGCTAGCACTTAATAATATAGTGTTGGCATCCAGCATAAAGCCTACGCTCAATATCTGGTCAAAACCAGTAATTTCTTGCTTAAAGCGTTTAATATTAGCCACCACGTCGTACACAAACATGTTTATTTTACCCGCTTTCCAGTATACCACCAATAAACGGGAGCCTTTGCCATCCCATGACAACAATGGATAATTAGGATTGATATCGCCATTGATGGTTCTTATCCCATAGCTCAGTAATGTTTTTTCTTCCAGGTTGTTATCTACATACTTTACAGAATACACGCCTTTTTTAAACTGCACCACTGCATATGAGTTGTTGCGTGGGTTGGGATTAGCCTGAAAACGGAAAAAATCGGCCTTCTTTGTTTCTTCCACCACCGACAAACGGCCACGTGGTGCATTTTTACGCTGCTTCAGATCTTTCACATACTTCTCTTCCTCATACGTCATAAAATCGGCAAGCACTTCTTTAAACTTCTTCTTACATATGCGTTGTGAAGCAGTGTTCAGGTTTTTATATAAACGCGCCAGGTACAGAAAATAAGTAACATTTTCTTTTTTGTACTTCTCGGCTATATAGTACCAGAAAGCGTGTCCTGCCAGCAAAGGCTTGTCAAAAGCAAACTGGTAAAATTTGGTATAGCTGCCGCTTAACATCACGTTGCGCAGATCTTCATCTTTTTCAGGACTCCAGGGTTGTGCTACATATTCTACATAGCCATCGGTAAGCCATTTAGGAATGTCCAGTAAAGCCTGGTTACTGGCAATTTCTCCTATATCATCTCCAAACAGGATGTTATCAACCAGTATACGTGCAATACCTTCTCTTATCTGACGACGCAGCGTGTTGTGGTTACCATCGTAGTACAACACAATTTTATTATTCACCAGCTTGGTCATGCCACCTGCATTTTGCCAGTCAAGCCCTAACCCAATATTGCTGGATTTGTAATCGTCAAAGGTGTTATAGATAACCAGGTTAGCCCTCCGTTGTAATGAGTATTCTACTACGTCTTCAATAGAGCTTAACTCATCTTCTGCCACCTGGGCTGCAAATTTGCCCAACTCTAAACCGCCCTGGTTAAAGTATGTGTTGAAGTTTGCGCTCTGGTAAAATTTCCAGATAAACTTCTTATGCTGTATGCGGTTTTTGCCAAATTCAACGGTGTTAACCTGCCCATTTGATAGTAAGGGCAATAATATGGTTGCAAAAAATAAATAGAGAATGCCAACCCTGAAGCGTTTAAATTGCATATCCGGTCTTTAGAATTTTAAAATTAGCATAATTACTTGTAACAGAGCCTCAAAAATAGCGTTATGATTAAGGTGGATGTATTTACTTTTAACCCTTTTCAGGAAAACACTTACGTATTATCCAACGAAACGGGTGAAGCCATTATTATAGATCCCGGTTGTTACTTTTCCGCTGAATGGGATGAATTAAAAAATGCTTTGGAAGCGAATAATTTACGTGTAACCCAATTGCTTTTTACCCACTGCCATCTCGATCACGTGTTTGGCTCCAAATGGGTAGCTCAACATTATCAACTGGTGCCCGGCCTGCACAAAGAAGAAGAAATAATAATGACCACTGCGTCAGAAGTAGGTGCCCGGTACGGGTTAACGTTTGATAATTATACAGGACCATTTCGTTTTATCCAGGAGGGCGATACCGTTACTTTAGGAGAAGACACTCTGAGCGTGTTGTTTACCCCAGGTCATTCACCTGGCAGTATTTGCTTTTATGATGCTCAAGAGGGCTTTGTTATCGGTGGCGATGTATTATTTAAAGATAGTGTGGGGCGTACAGACTTACCTGGCGGCAGCCACGAGCAGTTATTGTCCTCTATTCGCACTAAACTGTTCCCTTTACCAGATAATACCATTGTATACCCTGGTCATGGTGGCCCTACCACTATTGGCTACGAGAAAAAAAATAACCCGTTTTTATCTTAATCAGGGAAAAAAAGTGCGGTAGCCGGGTGTAACCAGCTACCGCACTTTTTTATTTTCGGTATAGATATTAATCGTTTTCTTCCATTTTAGTATATGCCATAATAAAAACTGCACCCAGGTTCTTGTAAGGTGGCACATAGTCGGCAAACATTTCATTGTTCGCAAACATCTTAGACAAGTTACCCCACAAGCCTGGCCAGTTTAAATCTTTGCCCTGGCGTGCAGTTTCCATCAATGCAGTGATCATAGGTGCATTAATTAAACCGCTACCGGTTTGTTTAGACGAAATGATTTGTGCATAGGGACAAATGCCTAACACTCTGCTAAGACTTTGATAACCACCACAACTTCCCAGTAGTATAATTTTAGCGCTTGGCGCCAGTTGTGCAATGGTGGAATTGAGGTAGTAGCTGTGTCCACGATGTATTACCACCGAAGGGTGCAGGTCTTTTTCATCCAGAAACTTGCTTAAAGCAGCCTGTGCCTCTGCATCCAGTCCTTTTTCTTCATCCAGTGGCTTATTGGCATAAATAGTTACCGGCACCCCTTTTACCGAAGAAACAGCCACCCATTGATTGGTACTGGTTATTTTCCAGTTGCCGTTGCTAAAACCGCGAACAAAGGCATTAAATACAGTTTGACCATCTTTATCCCCATAAAAGAACTGCTGCACTATAATTCTCC encodes the following:
- a CDS encoding TolB-like translocation protein, with product MQFKRFRVGILYLFFATILLPLLSNGQVNTVEFGKNRIQHKKFIWKFYQSANFNTYFNQGGLELGKFAAQVAEDELSSIEDVVEYSLQRRANLVIYNTFDDYKSSNIGLGLDWQNAGGMTKLVNNKIVLYYDGNHNTLRRQIREGIARILVDNILFGDDIGEIASNQALLDIPKWLTDGYVEYVAQPWSPEKDEDLRNVMLSGSYTKFYQFAFDKPLLAGHAFWYYIAEKYKKENVTYFLYLARLYKNLNTASQRICKKKFKEVLADFMTYEEEKYVKDLKQRKNAPRGRLSVVEETKKADFFRFQANPNPRNNSYAVVQFKKGVYSVKYVDNNLEEKTLLSYGIRTINGDINPNYPLLSWDGKGSRLLVVYWKAGKINMFVYDVVANIKRFKQEITGFDQILSVGFMLDANTILLSASKNGHSDIFTYRIDNEKVQQITNDVYDDLDPTFVSFPNRSGIIFASNRPTGDAINADTVLPSKNRFNIFMVDINNKSDFKQIAQLTRMKFADARYPMQYNVNHFTFVSEENGIANRWAGFFSTARDGLDTLYYIGDEIIRNATDKEIDSTLNAWQKSEPDSISYFQVFKDSTYTFPMTNYQSSLLETRIAGDKGQVSEVRREGDYKFLYKLRVDSVTLRKRNVNARPTDYMKKLMQEARLANGKSVVTTPAEQQKQEEKKPANNVFQNEFDDEKPATTKATVMVNGEPQPGTDPATPQQNVLAKSGLFNYKLKFNADYVLAGVSNNILINRYQPYSGALPVQLNNGSDFNWSFRVGVSDVMEDIKMVGGFRFGTNLSDKDVFFTFSNLRKRLDWGFTYYRSTTENYPTYIVSGPGVGKDNKLITNLYQVNVAYPIDETKRIGANIGLRTDRGVIRPFNYLSGQPDPTGLHIPDTVSKTGIAHLEYVYDNTINPTQNIWNGLRWKIYYDYYKAVGKGASTRGINVQNLGVDARYYVKIYRNFIWAGRAAGDFSFGDQKILYYLGGVDGWIGPKANTANTPTQQDYVYQSLTLNMRGFKQNVANGNNATVINSEFRLPVFSTFFNKPINSAFIRNFQLVQFIDLGTAWSGSIKNITRPTTAYMELQEDGTPNPNYAIVRTRAGGIGPFAGGYGFGVRTTVLGYFLKLDTAWEMNGIFKGKPMWYFALGLDF
- a CDS encoding MBL fold metallo-hydrolase, translated to MIKVDVFTFNPFQENTYVLSNETGEAIIIDPGCYFSAEWDELKNALEANNLRVTQLLFTHCHLDHVFGSKWVAQHYQLVPGLHKEEEIIMTTASEVGARYGLTFDNYTGPFRFIQEGDTVTLGEDTLSVLFTPGHSPGSICFYDAQEGFVIGGDVLFKDSVGRTDLPGGSHEQLLSSIRTKLFPLPDNTIVYPGHGGPTTIGYEKKNNPFLS
- a CDS encoding efflux RND transporter permease subunit; the encoded protein is MWYRLGQFILKFRLALLSLLLICTIIMGYFASKVEMSYEFTRAIPTDNIKYQEYQAFLKKFGSDGNMVMLGVTTPQFFTLPVFNAAEQMHSRLKEIKGVTGLMDVPEAIQLKKDTADKLVPARIFTFPLTQTILDSGKAVFENMPFYEGILHNSAEKSYLFVVSLNKDTANSKSRTRLINDIMNEVHAFEKQTSLQVHVSGLPYIRTTVANKIQKELQWFLIGSLLLSAITLLLFFRSISAMFMSLIVVCIGVIWSVGSMVLFGYKITLLTTLIPPLIVVIGVPNCIYFLNKYHTTYKETNDKQNALVTMVGRMGIVTLFCNIAAAIGLGVFSLTKSDLLKEFGVVAGVNIMILFVISLVFIPSVLSYIAAPKPRHMRYLENKTLENLLVKIEKWTFEHSKWVYIVTAAVVLFSIGGITRLKSEGFIVDDLPKKDIVYKDLRWFESTFNGVMPLEIVVDTKKKKGLTRSLKPMEKIDSFSRYIAARPETARPLSLVEGIKFLRQAVYDGDSTYYAIPSDFDAITVLSYIKGSGKAQDSTSGATADKNSTFTKLLNSFKDSADQMARISVNMKDIGSRKLPGLLADFKKEADRTFDTANYKVTFTGSSVTFLEGSAFIINGLRDSILWAFALIALCMLYLFRSFRILLCSLIPNIIPLMVTAGVMGWVGISLKPSTVLVFSVALGIAIDVTIRFLINYKQELPHYNNSVKPTLVQTIHHTGVSIIYTSLVLIAGFIIFCISEFGGTKALGWLTSLTLITGTLTNLILLPVLIWLLRKK